In a single window of the Thermus thermamylovorans genome:
- a CDS encoding IclR family transcriptional regulator translates to MARPRTKGAGGVRTLERGLGVLEALAEAGEAGLAPLAWRTGLSKSTLYRLLQALARRGFVEEAGGVYRVGPRAFAVGQAYPRKSLLEAVRPEMEALAQETGESVNLAVMAGLEALYLDQVEGKRLVRLFTAPGSRAPLHATGVGKVLLAFGGVPEGLALTPYTPYTLTSREALERELAGVRERGYALDNEERELGVRCVAAPLFGPGGKAVGAISLSAPASRLSPEEARRLAPRVVEAAWKASLRLGFTGSV, encoded by the coding sequence GACCCTGGAGCGGGGGCTTGGGGTGCTGGAGGCCCTGGCGGAGGCGGGGGAGGCGGGGCTTGCCCCCCTGGCCTGGCGCACGGGGCTTTCCAAGAGCACCCTCTACCGCCTCCTCCAGGCCCTGGCCCGCCGGGGGTTTGTGGAGGAGGCGGGGGGGGTGTACCGGGTAGGTCCCCGGGCCTTCGCCGTGGGCCAGGCCTACCCCAGGAAGAGCCTGCTGGAAGCGGTCCGGCCCGAGATGGAGGCCCTGGCCCAGGAGACGGGGGAGAGCGTGAACCTGGCGGTGATGGCGGGCCTCGAGGCCCTCTACCTGGACCAGGTGGAGGGAAAGCGGCTCGTCCGCCTCTTCACCGCGCCCGGCTCCCGCGCCCCTCTGCACGCCACCGGGGTGGGGAAGGTCCTCCTGGCCTTTGGGGGGGTGCCGGAGGGGCTTGCCCTCACCCCCTATACCCCCTACACCCTCACCTCCCGCGAGGCCCTGGAACGGGAGCTCGCTGGGGTGCGGGAGCGGGGCTACGCCCTGGACAACGAGGAGCGGGAACTGGGGGTGCGCTGCGTGGCTGCGCCCCTCTTCGGCCCAGGGGGGAAGGCGGTGGGGGCCATCTCCCTCTCCGCCCCCGCCAGCCGCCTTTCCCCCGAGGAGGCCCGGCGCCTGGCCCCCCGGGTGGTGGAGGCGGCTTGGAAAGCTTCTTTGCGCCTGGGG